The DNA window TTTAATCCGAATAATTTTAATAAAAATGGTGATTTAAAATTAGACCCTGTCACAATGATGATAGATGAGATTGAGGAAGGAGTTGAATATGCCCTATTATTAAGTACTTGCGCGGGTGTTTGGCGATATTTGATTGGTGATACCATCAGAATAATAAATAAGGAAAAAAGCGAAATTGTTGTCACCGGTAGAACTAAGCATTTTTTGAGCCTTTGTGGAGAACACCTTTCTATGGAAAATATGGAAAAAGCAATAGAATTAATTGCTGAAGAATTTAAAATTGAAATTCCTGAATTCACTGTAACAGGTATATCCTCGGGGACTTTGTTTGCACATCAGTGGTTTCTTGGTTCTAATTACTCACTAGATGAAAAAATTGTTTCTGAAAGACTAGATGAAATTCTTTGTGAATTAAATGATGATTATAAAGTGGAACGCCAATCGGCTTTGAAAGAAATCAAAGTTAAATTTTGTTCCCCAAACTTATTTTATAGCTGGATGAAAATTCATGGAAAGTATGGGGGACAAGGTAAGTTTCCCCGTGTATTAAATAGTGAAAAGTATTCTAAATGGCTTGACCATCTGACTCGTTCAGAGCCTACAACCAATACTAATGGACCTTTATCATAATATTGGAAGAGGAATTGCAATTGGTTTAATGTTAACCTTTATGGTTGGGCCAGTTTTCTTTGCTTTAATCCGAATCAGTATTATAAAAGGTTTTAAAAATGGGTTTTATTTTGCTGCTGGTATATGTATAAGTGATGCTTTGGTTTGCTTATTGAGTCTATTTCTAATGGAAGTAATAATAATTGACTCAATTTCTAAAAATGTATTAGGTCTTTTGGGGGGAGCATTTATGGTCGGGTTCGGAATCAATGGTTCTTTAACAAGGAATAAACCAGAAGATAAAAATGAAGTAATCCCAAGAAAAACTCTACCATTAGGGCTTCAAGGATTTTTATTTAATAGTTTGAATCCTTTTGTTTACTTTTTTTGGCTCGGTATAAACGCAACTGTATCGTTTGATAATAAATCTTACACTTTTGAAACGTTAAGCTTTTATTGCAGTATATTAATTACAGTTTTTTCAATAGATTTGTTAAAGGTATATCTAGCTCATAAATTAGCAAAATTTTTGAATCACAGCATAATATTTTATTTAAATTTCTTTTTAAGTTTGGGACTTATTCTGTTTGGTTTGTATGTGATTTATTTTATTGTAATGATCAAGTGACATTCACATTTCTTTTAATTAACTGGCATGACTTTTAACCTAAACCTTTTAATGCAGAAAAGAGATAGTCCTAAAACCTGCTGGAGCCTCTGATAATTTTCCAATCGAAGAGGCCGTATTCAGAGAGAATGTACAAAAGGTATTCCATCATCAGCAATTCTGATTCTTTGGAAATTTTTACAGCATCCTGAACCGCATCTTTTAATCCCTGAACCCTGGAAAGTTCTTTTTTTACTATTTTGGTAATCGGCACCAAAAATATATTGCCCAAAACCTTGAAACCCTGAGAAAAAGGCTATTCCCTAATTGGCTTCCGGAAACTCCTCCTCAAATTTCTTGAGGCATAGATCCTGTGCAATCATAAATGTAGTCACCGGAATATTCAAATTTTTACATTGCATCTCTAGGTTAATGGTTTTATTGATTATTTTAGGATCATGACCTGCACTTTTTTGAAAATAATTTCCATCACAAAATTTGATACAGGTTGGTTTCCCATCTGTAATCATAAATATCTTTCGGTTCCTGGTTTTTCTTTTACGCAGCAATTCCATTACCAATTGAAGTCTGGCGACTGTGTTGGTATGATAAGGCCCGACAGACAAGTTCGGCAAGTCTTTAATTTAAATTTGCCAGTCAACATTCTCTGATGAAGTTAAATTTATTATTCCTGTACAAAGGTTGAATTTTACAGTTACGTTGAACGGTTTAAATACATAAATATTTCAAAAACTTTATGAGACAGGAGACTTTAAGAAATCTGCTTCATTACAAACCTCACCTATCGAATTAGCGTACATCCAATTAGTTGAAGGCGTGTCGTGTTTTTCGAATTCTAAACGGAAAAATATTGAGATTAAATGTTTAGGCTATAGCATTTTGATTTCATTACAGCAAGTGTATCTTTTTGGAATAAATTAAACATAAATAATAAAATTTTTAATAATAATGGCTTATGGGTGCAAAACTCAAATTAGGTGGACGATATGTATAGTCTTTTTGGAATATACCTTATTGCTATTTAAGCAGATGCATTTGCGCCAACTAATCAACCATTTTTTTAAACGATTTTTTTAGATCAAAAATTAATTGCAGTTAAATAATCAATTAACCTTTTGAACTATCAATGTTCGATTAGAAATTGAAGCTGTATTTGAATCTGTATGCCACTTAATTTCAATGGTTTGACCGGCTAAAAGATTAGTTATATATGCATTTGTTCCAAGTGAATTTATCTCACCGCCAAAACTTGATGTGGATTCCATTTCTGTATGGATTATTTTTGAACCATTGCTGTAAATAGAAATAATAATATTTGATTTAGAGTCATTTGATACTTGGCCTGTAAACAATACCAAGAAATTTCCTGCTCCTGGAATAACTGACATGGGTGTACTGAAGGATACATCCGTATTGCTAGTGGTATTCAATGTATTTGTACCTGTAACTTGACTAATCGTGGATGTGTTGGAAGATATAGTAATTGATCCGGCAGCGTTGGTAATGGCAATGCCAGTACCGGCTGTTAGATTTGCTGCAACAGGATTAGCTAAGCCAGATCCAATTAATAATTGTCCATTTGTTAATGCTGGCGATTCAATAATTGCATTCCCGGAAGAAATCATTATTCGATTATTATTTAAAGCAGTTGAAGAGTTTGTTCCTCCATTAGCAATCGGTAATACTCCCGAGACATGTGAAGCCAACCCCACTTTCCCCCAAGATGGAGCCGTTGATATTCCACCTGAGATCAAAACGCTTCCTATTGCCACGCCCGCTAATTTACTTAAAGTTAATGGAGTGCCAGCGTATAAAATATCTCCAATTGTGTAGCTTGTAATACCTGTTCCACCTTGTGCAGCGGTTACAGCAGCATTAGTTGTTAAGATTGTTGCACTGACGTTTGGTAAGGTAAACGTTTTTTCTGAAGCTGCTGGTCCTACAAATTTTGTAAATCCATTTCCAGTTCCTCCATAAGTTGAGGCTATGATATTAATAAGATCTGCACTTCCATTAAAGCTACCACCATAAATATTTCTTGGGGTCGTAAGTGTTGCAGCACTACCGGATGTGTTTTGATTTAATATTGGAAAATCTCCTGCAACAGCCAAGGAAAGGACTCCTGTTCCTGTTGTGGTTTTTAGTATGCCTGTCCCTAGCGTTGCAGTTCCTGATGAATAATCTGTACCCACAGTCGCAATAGATAAAGCCCCTGTACCGCCAGAAGTCTTAACTAATCCATTGGAAGTAAGATTGGATAAAGTGTTAATATTCTGACTCGTGTTTATCGTTATTGTATTACCGATTCTTGTCAAACCAGTTGAAAAAGTTAATGCATTTTCTTTACTATTGAAGTTACTCCAATCTAAAGAAGTTAAAGCTCCTCTGTTAACCGCTGAAGCATTTGGTAAATTAAAAGTATGTAAAGACCCAGCAGAAACAATATTGAAATTGCTACCTGCATTTCCGATTGCAAACGTTTGGATTGAAGTTGTCAAACCATTTAATGAGGTAATTGCATTGCCATTTAGAAAGCTGGAAAATAACCGAGTAGTAACATTTCCAGAAACATCCGTTGTCAGAATTTTGGTATTGGCAGTATTTATTCCAATGCCTTCAAATCGGACACCCAATGTTGTGTGAAGTTGTGCCATTGGATTTGAAGTACCAATACCTATATTTCCAGTATTTTTATTGAATATGTTATTACCTATAATTCCCCATTTACTGCTGTCAACCTCTACCTTTGTCCCTTTCGGATTTATAACTACTTGTGTGTAACTTTTTTCAATCACAAAAAACAAAAAGAGAATTAAGCAAATATTTTTCATCTGGTTGGATTTGAAAATACAGTAACTTATTGAACTATTCAATAAGTTACTGTATCAGAATTGTTTAAATGTAATAAAACAAGAATAACTTCCTTTGATCGGATGAAGATCCTTATTTAACCCACTGCACTTCAATGACATCACCTGTTTCTACCAATGTTGCCATAGCCGGTGTTAACGTTAATATCCCAGGAGCGGTTAAATAATCCGCAGTACCCAATAGCTTTGCACCGTTTCTGAAAACCCAAACCTTGGATACGGTGGCTGGTAAATTGGTTACTAAATACACTGCCTGGCCTGTTGTTGCCGTAAAGTTCTGATCTCCACTTTGCAGAATGGACTCAGAAGTCACTCTTCGTAACGTACCATCAGGAGCGGAAACAACCAGACTGTCTGTTGATAAATTACCGCTTTGTAAACCTGTAATTTTCAAATTGTTAATCGCATCAGTAGATATCGTAGTCGGTTTGGTTAAAGCTCCTCCTAATTCTACTAGGTTGCCTGTTTTTGTTAAACCATTACTAAATGTAAGGGCATTAAAAAGTGAAGCAGCAGAAATGAAACGAATTTCGCCCGTTGTTGGATTGACTACCATTACACTATCGGTGGTGTTAGACCCAGATTGCAAGCCTGTGATGGCTAAAAAATTGGCAGCAGAAGTTACAATGGTCGTTGGTTGAATCAACGGACCTCCTAATTGAACAAGCTTTCCTGTTTTGGTTAGGCCATTATTGGCTGCATTGATATACCCAGAAAGCAATGAAGCAGTATCTGCATACCTGACAAAATAATCCAACGAATCACTCAATTGATTAGGAGTTACGAATAAAATTGTACTGTCTGATTTAGTAATCACAGCCGTTGAACTGTCCAACACCCATTTGATAGTACCTTTGTTATCAATAACTTTGGTTACTATCTTTTGAGCATTTACCATAGATCCTAAGGATATGGCAAATAAGAAGAGAAATAAAACCTTTTTCATGTATTAATTTTTAATTTATAATTTAATTTATTAATGTAAAATTTATTTTAATTGTACTATGTACATTTCATCCCCTTGCACACAGGGTATTTCTGACATAATCGATTGGACGTTATGGAAAACAAAGGATATCATTACTCCATTTCTGAACAGGAGAATTTTATTGACGTCCGTAATAACATCGGGAGTATCAAAAACAAGTTGACCAGAATTCAACACAATTTCTGTCCGCTTCAGTGCTCCCATAATAAAACTACTGGATGGAACCGATTTAATTCTTCCGGCATCAGGATTAACTACCAATAGATTATCGGTTGTAAGATCGCCAGCATTTATACTGTCAATGATGAGTTGGCCTTTTACGTGTAATGCGGCTTCAGGTGTGGAAGTCCCTATACCGAGCCATCCTTCCTCTGTTATACGTAAACGCTCAGTGTTATTTGTTTTAATGACCAACGGTGAAAGATCGGTTGTACCTAAAAAATGTTCTGTGGCATTTGTTCCACTATTACCAGAAAGATTCCAAGAAGCTGAAGAGGTGGATCCTGCATTTACCTTTATCCATTTTGAACCATCACTGTAATAAATGCCTGGGTTAATATCATTCACCGTTGACAGATTATATACAAACATTCCCTCTACGAAGAAACTTAAAGGTGAGGGTGTAGTTGTTGAAAAAAGCGACAGTCTTGGCAATAAAAGTCCCTTGTTTTTAGATTCAATTTCTACAGCTGAATTGGGGTTTATAACAGTTGGATTGTCGCCAATTTTAACTTGAGAAAATAAGTTTGAGCAATAACTTAATACTACAATGAACATTGTAATAGATAACAGCTTATGTATTGGATTATTTTTCACTTTTCTTTCAATTAAAGGCCTATTGTATAATAAATTTCTGCGTGCTTCCGATCTGTTTTCCATTTTCGTTTATCACGATGATGAAATATGTAGCAGCAGAAAAGTTTAGTAGTTTTATGTTTACTTGATTTCGGCCTTCTTTCACATGAATGGATTGCAACATAATTCTTTGGCCAATGGAATTAAATAGGATACAATCAGCTCTTCCTCTATAAGCTGTTTCAAAATTTATGTATATATTTTCATGGGTGGCAACAGGATTTGGAAATAAAATCATATATTCGACAACTTTACACTTATTTAGGCTGCTAATTACAGGTGAATACAAAAACGATCCGTCTGTATTTATCATTTTTAAACGGTAATACATTATTCCCGAAGGTTGATCCATAGAAATGCTATACTGATTTTGCGTTGATGAACCAGCAGCCTTAACTGATGCTTTGAAATAGAAATTAACAGCATCATAACTCTGTTCTATACTAAAAAAATCGGTATTGATTTCCTGGAAAGTAGTCCAGTTTAATATTGCAAAGCAATTCAATGATGTTGCGTAGAAGTTTGCTAATTGTAATGTTAATGGAATGGCAGGTTCAGTACTGCCCACCGCAATAGCTGTTATTCCTTTTACCATGGTACCCCGAAGAGTACTGTTTTCAGTATTACCACTTGCGGTTGAAGCTGCGCTTAGGTCAATCCAAGATATTCCATTCCAGCCTACCAATCGCAAATTTTGTGTTTGTCCGAATGCAGTCATATCGGGAATGCTTACTATTATGGTGAGACCTGCTCCTGTGCCAGAAGTATTACTTCCCATTTTTGATGAATCACCAACTTGCCAATCCCATTGGCCATCTTTACTTATTGCAGCAATAGGAGGAGAAACAGAAAGCACTGAGTGTTTACCTGCGAACGGTGAAGTGGGATCAAGGTTGTAACTTGGGTCTCCTAGAATCCACGCTGTGGCATATGCTTCTGTTGTAACAAATGGCGCAGAAATTTCAAGTGTTCGAATATCTTTTCCAGTTCCAACGGGAAATATAAATGGAGTATTCCCATATTTTTTAATGTAACCGTCTATGTTAGCGTCATCGGTACATCCAATAAAATTCGCAGTGTCAAATACACTGAAATAACCGGGAATGGCTAATCTTTCAGTACTCCATGCAATCCCATTAACCGCAGAAATATCCATAATGCCGAAGTTGGTCATTTCTCCTTTTGAAAAGACTCTGTTACCTTGAGCATTGCCCAATAAAGTTGAAATAAAAAAGACTAAGACAAGTAACAATTCTTTCATTTTGGAATAAGCCTATTCATAAACTGTATGAATTTTTCGGCATTCCAAAGGTACCTTCCGTATTTATCAAGAAGTTACACAATTGTAGTTATTAGTTACATAAATGCCTTGATTTGTTTTGCAAATCAAAAATTGAGAAAGCACAAAATGCTTCCAAAAATAAATTTCCCCATATTACTTCCCACATCAATATGACTCACTTAATATGCAATAACCAAAATCTCTGATAAATAGTAAAAATTTACAGTAGCTTCAACTTTTCTAATTAATTAGAATTAAAATTAAATTTGTTTTTTAAATAAAATCATTTACACATTCTTTTGGTAAAAAAAATATGTAATTTAAATTTTATACAAAATAAAACGTCAACATAGTAACGAAAAATTCTTAACAAACTAAATTATTAGTGAAGCATAAAAATTAAATCACAATACTAAATTTCCGAATTATAAATCTAATTCAGAATAAAGCTTTTCAATACTCGCTACAGCAGGCATTTCTCATGATTTCAAAACTCTAATTAGATTTTGCTTTTAAAATTTAACTTTCTAAAAAAAAAATTACCCTAAACCTTTCAAAGCCGAAAACAGGTAATCCTGAAACCTGCTGGAGCCTCTGATAATTTTCCAATCGATGAGGCCGTACTCAGAGAGAATGTATAAAAGATATTCCATCATCAACAACTCTGATTCTTTAGAAATTTTTACTGCATCCTGGACCGCTTCTTTTAATCCCTGAACTCTGGAAAGTTCTTTTTTATATTGGACTTCTGTGTTGTTGTAAAAAAGGTCTACTGCATTTCCTTCTTCAAACCAAGAGATGATGTCTTTGTATTTTTTCTTGGCTTCTACCGGGGATTTACGTTGCAGCTGATCAATTCCATTAAAATATTCAGTTGCCATGCTCTTCATTGCCAGGCGAATGAGTTTGTGTGCGACCGCCTCAGCGCCCTCCTGCTCTCCTTCATAAACCATTTCTATTTTGCCTACAATGGCAGGAATGGCGGCCATTAAATCACCAATACGCACAGACGCTTTGCTTTCATGTGATTGCAGCATTCTCAATTCAGCAGCACTCACGACACTCTCATAAGCAGAAATCGCCAATCTAGCGGATACGCCGCTTTTCTCATCTACGTATTCACTCTCACGTGCTTCGAAGGCTATTTGTTCAATCAGATTTTCAATTAAATGTGGGACTTTAATTTTCTCCTGGCCCTGAGACAATTTTACTTCTTGTTGAGTGATTTGTCTTGCAATTTCAATGGTATCCGGATAATGAGTAAATATCTGCGCCTGGATTCTGTCTTTTAAAGGTGTGATGATCGCTCCCCTACTTGTATAATCTTCCGGGTTGGCAGTAAAGATAAATTGCACATCCAACGGAAATCTTAACTTGAATCCACGAATCTGCACATCCCCCTCCTGAAGAATATTAAAAAGCGACACTTGAATTCTCGGTTGCAAATCGGGTAATTCGTTGATCACAAAAATTCCTCTGTTTGATCTTGGAATAAGCCCAAAGTGAATGGCCTCTTCACTTGAATAATTTAATTTTTGATTGGCAGCCTTTATTGGATCGATGTCCCCGATCAGGTCTGCAATGTTTACATCTGGAGTCGCCAATTTTTCTGTGTATCTATCATCACGGTGCAACCATGAAATCGGGGTTTCATCACCCAACTCATGAATAAGCGTACGAGCATACCTGGACAATGGTTGAAAAGGGTCGTCATTTATTTCTGAACCCTTTACTACCGGAATGTACTCATCCAAAAGCCTTACCATTAGTCTGGCCATTTTAGTTTTAGCCTGACCACGAAGTCCTAAAAAATTTATGTTGTGTCCACTTAAAATGGCTCTTTCCAAAGAGGGAATCACCGTATCTTCATAACCTTGTATTCCTTCGAAAATAGTTTCTCCTGTTGATAATTTTTGGATCAAATTAT is part of the Candidatus Vicinibacter affinis genome and encodes:
- a CDS encoding T9SS type A sorting domain-containing protein, coding for MKELLLVLVFFISTLLGNAQGNRVFSKGEMTNFGIMDISAVNGIAWSTERLAIPGYFSVFDTANFIGCTDDANIDGYIKKYGNTPFIFPVGTGKDIRTLEISAPFVTTEAYATAWILGDPSYNLDPTSPFAGKHSVLSVSPPIAAISKDGQWDWQVGDSSKMGSNTSGTGAGLTIIVSIPDMTAFGQTQNLRLVGWNGISWIDLSAASTASGNTENSTLRGTMVKGITAIAVGSTEPAIPLTLQLANFYATSLNCFAILNWTTFQEINTDFFSIEQSYDAVNFYFKASVKAAGSSTQNQYSISMDQPSGIMYYRLKMINTDGSFLYSPVISSLNKCKVVEYMILFPNPVATHENIYINFETAYRGRADCILFNSIGQRIMLQSIHVKEGRNQVNIKLLNFSAATYFIIVINENGKQIGSTQKFIIQ
- a CDS encoding LysE family transporter, whose translation is MDLYHNIGRGIAIGLMLTFMVGPVFFALIRISIIKGFKNGFYFAAGICISDALVCLLSLFLMEVIIIDSISKNVLGLLGGAFMVGFGINGSLTRNKPEDKNEVIPRKTLPLGLQGFLFNSLNPFVYFFWLGINATVSFDNKSYTFETLSFYCSILITVFSIDLLKVYLAHKLAKFLNHSIIFYLNFFLSLGLILFGLYVIYFIVMIK
- a CDS encoding sigma 54-interacting transcriptional regulator, whose amino-acid sequence is MQHKIHTFGELKASGYKSKSVKQELRDNLIQKLSTGETIFEGIQGYEDTVIPSLERAILSGHNINFLGLRGQAKTKMARLMVRLLDEYIPVVKGSEINDDPFQPLSRYARTLIHELGDETPISWLHRDDRYTEKLATPDVNIADLIGDIDPIKAANQKLNYSSEEAIHFGLIPRSNRGIFVINELPDLQPRIQVSLFNILQEGDVQIRGFKLRFPLDVQFIFTANPEDYTSRGAIITPLKDRIQAQIFTHYPDTIEIARQITQQEVKLSQGQEKIKVPHLIENLIEQIAFEARESEYVDEKSGVSARLAISAYESVVSAAELRMLQSHESKASVRIGDLMAAIPAIVGKIEMVYEGEQEGAEAVAHKLIRLAMKSMATEYFNGIDQLQRKSPVEAKKKYKDIISWFEEGNAVDLFYNNTEVQYKKELSRVQGLKEAVQDAVKISKESELLMMEYLLYILSEYGLIDWKIIRGSSRFQDYLFSALKGLG